A stretch of Xenopus laevis strain J_2021 chromosome 8S, Xenopus_laevis_v10.1, whole genome shotgun sequence DNA encodes these proteins:
- the sash3.S gene encoding SAM and SH3 domain-containing protein 3 has translation MLRRKPSNASDKDSNQKKKLSLQRSSSFKDFGKSKPSSPVVSEREFNLGKDILEDESGVTVDESKHSSGNLSKKWRAVISRTMNRKMGKEVMKAMAHEMGESTDPHSLSPISNDGSSDGLHRKSLDPEENLHSPVSHQTSSGSEVFSPSYMINNRDSNNLENLPPPYNGPFCGKAKVHTDFTPSPYDGDSLKLKKGDLIDIIEKPPVGTWTGMLRNKMGTFKFIYVDLVLEETEIPKKTKTKTRSKRQKPKTVLELLERINMEEHIPTLLLNGYETIEDFKDLSENHLIELNITDPQHRVKLLTAAEFLLDYDTGSETEDMTDSSSMDHSIHIPRDSGCYEGSDNLENIRDDMEIISIDEDIKNLSLVESTGVKHAETEQSIPGDTTCKEG, from the exons CTTTCACTGCAGCGTTCCAGCAGCTTCAAGGATTTTGGAAAGTCGAAGCCAAGTTCACCTGTCGTGAGTGAAAGGGAGTTTAATCTGGGGAAAGAT ATTCTTGAAGATGAATCAGGAGTAACGGTGGATGAGAGTAAACACAGCTCAGGCAATCTCAGTAAGAAATGGAGAGCTGTCATTTCTCGCACAatgaacagaaaaatgggaaaggAGGTTATGAAAGCAATGGCTCATGAAATG GGAGAATCGACAGATCCCCACTCTTTATCTCCAATATCAAATGATGGAAGCAGTGATGGGCTGCATAGGAAGTCTTTAGATCCTGAAGAAAATCTACACTCACCCGTCAGCCACCAAACCTCTAGTG GCAGTGAGGTCTTCAGTCCATCATATATGATCAACAACCGAGATAGCAATAATCTGGAAAACCTCCCTCCACCATATAATGGGCCATTCTGTGGAAAAGCTAAAGTTCACACAGACTTCACACCAAGCCCGTATGATGGGGATTCTCTCAAACTTAAA AAAGGAGACCTCATTGACATCATTGAAAAGCCGCCTGTTGGTACCTGGACAGGGATGCTAAGAAACAAGATGGGAACTTTTAAATTCATCTATGTCGACCTTGTGCTGGAAGAAACTGAAATCCCCAAAAAGACTAAAACTAAAACAAGGAGCAAACGACAGAAGCCTAAGACTGTACTGGAGCTGTTGGAACGAATTAACATGGAG GAACATATTCCAACCCTTCTATTGAATGGCTACGAGACAATAGAGGATTTCAAGGACCTGAGTGAAAACCACCTGATTGAGTTAAACATCACGGATCCTCAGCACAGGGTCAAGCTTCTCACGGCTGCTGAATTCCTGCTGGATTATGACA CTGGCAGTGAAACTGAAGACATGACAGACTCAAGTTCTATGGACCACAGTATTCACATTCCCCGTGACTCTGGCTGCTATGAGGGCTCAGATAATCTAGAGAACATTCGGGATGATATGGAGATAATCAGCATAGATGAAGACATTAAAAACCTGTCCTTAGTTGAATCCACTGGGGTGAAACATGCAGAGACTGAACAGTCGATACCTGGGGATACAACCTGTAAGGAAGGCTGA